The genomic DNA AGGGCGATCCGCTCTCCGATAAGGAGTTGGCAGATCTACACGCCGGTGTAGCTGATGGTGAGGAAAATACCGATACCATGATGCTCATCCGCGTTCCGGAGGACGGTTCCCGCGCAACCGCCGTATCCATTCCGCGCGATACCTATGTCAAGGATCCGGAGTACGGCAATATGAAGATGAACGCCGTCTTCGCCTCCCACAAGAACGCCAAGGTGGAAGAGCTCGAGCAGAAGAATGCCGAGGCGGAGGCTAAGGGTAAAAAGAAGCCGCACTCGGATAAGGACATCGAAAAGCAGGGCGTCGAAGCCGGGCGCGAAGGATTGCTGGCGATGGTGCGCACCTTGACTGGTGTGTCCATCGATCATTACGCGGAGGTGGGCCTGTTGGGCTTTACCCTGCTGACGGACGCCGTCGATGGCGTCGACGTCTGCCTTAATGCCGATGTCGATGACGAAATGTCCGGCGCTAAATTCAGTAAGGGCAAGCAGACTCTCGATGGCGGCAAGGCCTTGGCTTTCGTGCGCCAGCGTTATAACCTCCCGCGCGGCGACCTGGACCGCATCGTGCGCCAGCAGGCCTTCATGGCTTCCCTGGTCAATAAGATTCTGGACAATGACACCCTGGCTAACCCATCCAAGCTTTCCAAGATTGCCAAGGCCGTGGAGCGCTCCGTGGTCATCGATGATGGCTGGGACATCATGGGCTTTGTCACCCAACTTGCGGGCCTAGCAGGCGGCAATGTCACCTTCACCACTATCCCGGTAACTTCTATCGATGGCCAGGGCGATTATGGCGAATCCATCGTCACCATCGATTCCTCCGAGGTCCACCGCTTTATGGATGACCTGGCCAAAACCCACGATGAAGCAACTGACGAGTCCAAGGCTCAAGATAAGGACAAGCAGGAAAAGGCGGAAAAGGATAAGGACGTCGATCCGAATATCAATATTCATGTCCTCAACGCCGGCAATATTGATGGCTTGGCCTCCGGCATCGGTTCATGGCTGGAGGGCAAAGGCTACACGGTAGAGCGCTCCGCTAATG from Corynebacterium tuberculostearicum includes the following:
- a CDS encoding LCP family protein — protein: MTSENIRRARTIQPAPSTASAVKQKGSTATKTIVAFISALILVVSGVGYATVGRLDNGMSSAKDLSLGGNGLSGDSLDGAVDILLVGKDSRTDAKGDPLSDKELADLHAGVADGEENTDTMMLIRVPEDGSRATAVSIPRDTYVKDPEYGNMKMNAVFASHKNAKVEELEQKNAEAEAKGKKKPHSDKDIEKQGVEAGREGLLAMVRTLTGVSIDHYAEVGLLGFTLLTDAVDGVDVCLNADVDDEMSGAKFSKGKQTLDGGKALAFVRQRYNLPRGDLDRIVRQQAFMASLVNKILDNDTLANPSKLSKIAKAVERSVVIDDGWDIMGFVTQLAGLAGGNVTFTTIPVTSIDGQGDYGESIVTIDSSEVHRFMDDLAKTHDEATDESKAQDKDKQEKAEKDKDVDPNINIHVLNAGNIDGLASGIGSWLEGKGYTVERSANAQPGIYSESQVVAADPTSKEAKALAKKLGGLPVAENPQLDDDTLIVVATDDYQGPSDKEASAQEPEVEKSRQPVGTPGDDFGTAKVSPEIDAGGDGPRCVN